One part of the Candidatus Hydrogenedentota bacterium genome encodes these proteins:
- a CDS encoding family 43 glycosylhydrolase yields MLQVSQAVSDAAPLDGIRLRDPLVLAVPGEQRYYLYGTCPGRKPPGFDAYMSTDLRVWEGPFPVFEAPAVFWADRQFWAPEVHAYKGRYFLLASFAREYPVRGTQVCVSDSPRGPFVPIGNGPQTPHDWQCLDGTLFIDDEARPWMVFCHEWTQVGDGEICAVRLAEDLSAPVGEPLLLFRASQAAWVAEVTHDRFTGRVTDGPWLHRTASGALLMLWSSFDREHRYCIAVAHSESGRIEGPWRHEPAPWFQADGGHAMLFRGLDGQLRVVFHQPNRRPERPRILTVREEGGRLIIADTQTE; encoded by the coding sequence TTGCTTCAAGTCTCGCAGGCCGTTTCGGATGCGGCGCCGCTCGACGGCATCAGGCTCCGGGACCCGCTCGTACTCGCCGTGCCCGGTGAACAGCGTTATTACCTCTACGGCACATGCCCGGGCCGGAAGCCGCCCGGATTTGACGCGTACATGAGCACCGACTTGAGAGTCTGGGAGGGGCCGTTCCCGGTGTTTGAGGCTCCCGCGGTTTTTTGGGCCGACCGCCAGTTCTGGGCCCCGGAGGTGCACGCGTACAAAGGCAGGTACTTCCTTCTGGCCAGTTTTGCGCGCGAATATCCGGTCCGCGGCACGCAAGTGTGCGTGAGCGACTCGCCGCGCGGCCCGTTTGTGCCGATTGGAAACGGCCCGCAGACCCCGCATGACTGGCAGTGTCTGGACGGCACATTGTTCATCGATGACGAAGCGCGTCCGTGGATGGTGTTCTGTCATGAATGGACGCAGGTGGGCGACGGCGAGATTTGCGCGGTCCGTCTGGCGGAGGATCTTTCTGCCCCGGTTGGGGAGCCGTTGCTCCTGTTTCGCGCGTCGCAAGCCGCCTGGGTAGCCGAGGTCACGCATGACCGTTTCACGGGACGCGTGACGGACGGCCCCTGGCTGCATCGGACGGCAAGCGGAGCGTTGTTGATGTTGTGGTCGAGTTTCGACCGCGAGCACCGGTACTGCATCGCGGTGGCGCATAGCGAGTCGGGACGGATTGAGGGGCCGTGGCGCCACGAGCCTGCGCCGTGGTTCCAGGCGGACGGGGGACATGCGATGCTGTTCCGAGGCCTGGACGGACAGCTGCGGGTAGTCTTTCATCAGCCGAACCGCAGGCCGGAACGGCCGCGCATCCTTACGGTGCGGGAAGAGGGCGGCCGCCTGATCATCGCTGACACGCAAACCGAATGA
- a CDS encoding type 1 glutamine amidotransferase, with translation MHLHFLQHAPFEGPANILTWAESRGFEVRGMRLYANETVTPARALDWLVVLGGPMSVGDEERCPWLVAEKKYIRSAIAAGKTIIGICLGAQLIAEALGGQVRPNAHREIGWFPVTRTAASDASPAFSALPRTFPAFHWHGDTFTLPPGVVRLASSEGCALQAFSVGNRIFGLQFHLESTRESIEDLIAHCGGEMGEGPYMQPAEAIRGAYDMHLPTIMGMMTAFLDAILERR, from the coding sequence ATGCATCTGCATTTTCTCCAGCATGCACCGTTCGAAGGGCCCGCGAACATTCTGACCTGGGCGGAATCGCGCGGTTTTGAAGTCAGGGGCATGCGGCTCTACGCCAACGAGACTGTCACGCCCGCGAGGGCGCTTGACTGGCTCGTGGTATTGGGCGGCCCGATGAGTGTCGGCGACGAAGAGCGATGCCCTTGGCTCGTGGCTGAGAAGAAGTACATCCGGTCCGCAATTGCCGCGGGGAAGACGATAATCGGCATTTGCCTGGGCGCGCAATTGATCGCCGAAGCGCTGGGCGGGCAAGTCAGGCCCAATGCCCACCGGGAAATCGGCTGGTTTCCCGTTACGCGCACGGCGGCGTCGGACGCTTCGCCGGCGTTCAGCGCATTGCCCCGGACTTTTCCAGCCTTTCATTGGCATGGGGACACGTTCACGCTGCCGCCCGGTGTGGTGCGCCTCGCGTCGAGCGAAGGGTGCGCCCTTCAAGCGTTTAGCGTGGGAAACCGGATTTTCGGTTTGCAGTTCCATCTGGAGTCGACCCGGGAGAGTATTGAGGACCTGATTGCCCATTGCGGCGGCGAGATGGGCGAAGGCCCTTATATGCAGCCGGCGGAAGCCATCCGCGGCGCTTACGACATGCACCTGCCCACGATTATGGGGATGATGACCGCCTTTCTGGACGCAATTCTCGAACGCCGCTGA
- a CDS encoding PKD domain-containing protein → MLRGIARFTAAFAFCLSAPMGCPPERVPDAHFTASPRSGPPPLIVQFSDTSVPGDGVISAWSWSFGDGATDTVQHPEHTYQTPGSYDVSLTVTTQYGSDTLAEGDYIVVTSGGGEGEGEGEFAGFVEVPDPLSGENPRYPLPAAAAPQAGGYAEDTAFGTRQRRVTQTESLRHEYSRIDPFNQDGTLVLLQYLPDGEWRVYRTDSVPYDAPGNLVTMVQMEEPRWDPLDPAILWGTIEFRLVTLNVTTDTETTVKDFAQDAVIAPALGAAPDLYRITMRDEGESSRDKRYWAFAIQGSNEGYRLRHVFCWDRTANQILGFYTLPLTQSLIDWVGMSPLGNYVIIGGDWDNGAPLTGLTMANRELTQFHRLDYATAHSDVGLDTAGREIIVMQNNQTDYIDLIPIDWATQPILEAGGDYAGTQHVPLIRLFYDASPLGLRSGVHISCNHPGYALVSTTTEPGEPEQNWLDRTITLVQLDAATPRVFYLAKVYGTTGAYWEETHGSISSDGTKAVWASNWGAHAGEEPPRVWVMQLDLPAGWQSSL, encoded by the coding sequence ATGCTCCGCGGAATCGCGCGCTTCACCGCTGCGTTTGCGTTCTGCCTGAGCGCCCCGATGGGCTGCCCGCCCGAGAGAGTCCCCGACGCGCATTTCACCGCCTCCCCGCGTTCCGGTCCCCCGCCGCTCATCGTTCAGTTCAGCGACACGTCCGTCCCCGGTGACGGCGTTATTTCGGCGTGGTCGTGGAGCTTCGGCGATGGCGCCACGGACACGGTCCAGCATCCTGAGCATACCTACCAGACGCCCGGCAGTTACGACGTAAGCCTCACCGTCACCACGCAGTACGGCAGCGATACCTTGGCCGAAGGCGATTACATTGTGGTCACGTCCGGCGGCGGCGAGGGTGAGGGAGAAGGCGAATTCGCCGGTTTCGTCGAGGTTCCAGACCCGCTTTCCGGGGAAAACCCCCGTTATCCCCTGCCCGCCGCGGCAGCGCCTCAGGCAGGGGGCTACGCCGAGGATACCGCCTTCGGCACGCGGCAGCGGCGCGTCACCCAGACCGAAAGTTTGCGTCATGAGTACTCGCGCATAGACCCTTTCAATCAGGACGGCACCCTGGTCCTCCTGCAATACCTGCCCGACGGCGAATGGCGCGTTTACCGGACCGATTCCGTGCCGTACGACGCACCCGGCAATCTCGTCACGATGGTCCAGATGGAAGAACCGCGCTGGGACCCTCTGGACCCGGCTATCCTGTGGGGCACCATCGAATTTCGTCTGGTCACCCTGAATGTTACCACCGATACCGAGACTACGGTCAAGGATTTCGCGCAGGACGCGGTCATCGCGCCGGCGCTTGGCGCCGCGCCCGACCTGTACCGCATTACCATGCGCGACGAGGGCGAGTCATCGCGAGACAAGCGCTATTGGGCATTCGCCATTCAAGGCTCAAACGAAGGCTACCGGCTGCGGCACGTCTTCTGCTGGGACCGGACCGCCAATCAGATACTCGGCTTTTATACGCTGCCGTTGACGCAGTCGCTCATCGACTGGGTCGGCATGTCGCCGCTCGGCAATTACGTGATCATCGGCGGTGACTGGGACAATGGCGCGCCGCTTACGGGCCTCACAATGGCCAACCGCGAACTGACCCAGTTCCACCGGCTGGATTACGCGACGGCCCATTCCGATGTCGGGCTGGACACGGCCGGCCGCGAAATCATCGTGATGCAGAACAACCAGACCGACTACATCGACCTCATCCCGATCGACTGGGCGACCCAGCCCATTCTCGAGGCAGGCGGCGATTACGCTGGCACGCAGCACGTCCCGCTCATCCGCCTCTTCTACGACGCCTCGCCCCTGGGTCTCCGCAGCGGCGTGCATATTTCCTGCAACCACCCCGGCTACGCGCTGGTCTCGACGACAACCGAGCCCGGCGAACCGGAGCAGAACTGGCTGGATCGCACGATAACGCTGGTGCAATTGGACGCCGCCACGCCGCGCGTCTTCTATCTGGCCAAGGTCTACGGCACGACCGGCGCCTACTGGGAGGAAACGCACGGCTCCATCAGCAGCGACGGAACGAAGGCGGTATGGGCGAGCAATTGGGGCGCCCACGCGGGCGAAGAACCGCCGCGTGTCTGGGTCATGCAACTCGACCTGCCTGCAGGATGGCAGAGTTCGCTCTAA